The Oenanthe melanoleuca isolate GR-GAL-2019-014 chromosome 15, OMel1.0, whole genome shotgun sequence genome contains a region encoding:
- the SMTN gene encoding smoothelin isoform X3 — MSQESLLGMDEGALRKLLEATLDLAERRRIRSAIRELQRQELERDEETLASKRFRPERSSHRQDDKENWPQSRRLEEEQQAALTALSEQLEAITSVEELTKLLRAAGEYEERKLIRAAIRKLRAEEIEAAALAGNVQSSQRDGSKIPPTVPGEMKIAQRDSAETPALTGNEESCGERSTKLPGTDKSGESSQQDDAEPALAGPEESGYREAVEQPPAQEPKGSVAHKQEDVVEQEHVPAGRQELCSQQAGDLQKPSAQGTLVLLELRPTPEPNPETEDGGEDLQQGLGQPQAAWKEGNLDSPASTPEPSVAQSPRGEQLIPAQPSAGSQLPVGVHCQVLGPGGSHERPSVASVPTQEVMGTPARLNTHQWELASSSLCLAGPTAPRPAGPPPAAAAAAGSVRERAQRFGPAGAGGAGGRAGPGAAQRQRGPRTAPPPPAQNARGSGGAEQRPGPRPAGSRLDAMKTFFTIEIKDGRVQPLAPRITAAPGSQRAEVTLGLRSTPIRITTIPSSVSSICNISSVSSNVTKDPCAHFEGTEEPSGPVAHPPTFSSTRQQSALHLSRSNSSMEPEVVEQHQAPRREPELPNGMEKVQVREVERRSKLDVEELSKIEDEDVLDKMLDQTTDFEERRLIRNAMRELRQRKRDQREKERDQRLQEARSQSVAGRAGHATETTTRQSTQSADGSARSTITKTERLVQSSDGTKTSRTTTMESSYVKRSDNGNSTFVQTKSSYSSSSKKTGSVFDREDGSASRQSSLAALERRQAEKKKELMKAQSLPKTSASQARKAMMEKLQKESGSSNPAASQTTVQRSSSFGVPNANSIKQMLLDWCRAKTRGYEHVDIQNFSSSWSDGMAFCALVHNFFPDAFDYSKLTPQNRRQNFEVAFSSAETLVDCVPLVEVEDMMIMGKKPDAKCVFTYVQSLYNHLRRHELRMRQKEC, encoded by the exons GGCGCctggaagaggagcagcaggcagccctgACTGCCTTGTCTGAGCAGCTCGAAGCCATCACCAGCGTGGAGGAACTGACAAAACTG CTGCGGGCAGCGGGTGAGTATGAGGAGCGCAAGCTGATCCGAGCTGCCATCCGTAAGCTGCGGGCTGAGGAGATTGAAG CTGCGGCCCTGGCTGGAAATGTGCAGAGTAGCCAGAGGGACGGCAGCAAGATTCCCCCCACTGTGCCTGGGGAAATGAAAATTGCCCAGAGGGACAGTGCTGAAACACCAGCCCTTACTGGGAATGAAGAGAGCTGTGGTGAGCGCAGCACCAAACTTCCAGGCACAGACAAGAGCggggagagcagccagcaggatgatgcagagccagcactggctgggcCAGAGGAGAGTGGGTacagggaggctgtggagcagcCCCCTGCCCAGGAGCCCAAAGGCTCAGTG GCCCACAAGCAAGAGGATGTGGTGGAGCAGGAGCATGTCCCAgctgggaggcaggagctgtgcagccagcAAGCTGGAGATCTCCAGAAACCCAGTGCTCAGG GGACCCttgtgctcctggagctgcgGCCAACCCCAGAGCCCAATCCAGAGACTGAGGATGGTGGTGAGGacctgcagcagggcctggggcagccccaggcagcctggaAAGAAGGGAACCTGGACAGTCCTGCCAGCACCCCAGAGCCCAGTGTGGCACAAAGCCCCAGAGGGGAGCAactcatcccagcccagcccagtgctggcagccag CTTCCTGTTGGGGTGCACTGCCAGGTGCTGGGGCCAGGTGGGAGTCACGAGAGGCCATCAGTGG CATCAGTGCCCACTCAGGAGGTAATGGGGACCCCGGCTCGCTTGAATACTCACCAGTGGGAGCTGGCGTCCTCCTCCCTTTGCCTTGCTGGCCCCACGG CGCCGCGCCCCGCCGgacccccgcccgccgccgccgccgccgccggctcGGTGCGGGAGCGCGCGCAGCGCTTCGGgccggcgggggcgggcggcgcgggggggcgggccgggcccggggccgcccAGCGGCAGAGGGggccccgcacggccccgccgccgcccgctcAAAACgcgcggggcagcggcggcgcggagcagcgcccgggcCCGCGCCCCGCCGGATCCCGCCTCGACGCCATGAAGACCTTCTTCACCATCGAGATCAAGGATGGGCGCGTGCAGCCCCTGGCGCCCCGCATCACGGCCGCCCCCGGCAGCCAGCGGGCAG AGGTGACTCTGGGTCTGCGGAGCACCCCTATCCGTATCACCACcatccccagcagtgtcagcaGCATCTGCAACATCAGCAGTGTCAGCAGCAATGTCACCAAG GACCCTTGCGCCCACTTTGAGGGCACTGAGGAGCCCAGTGGCCCTGTGGCCCATCCACCCACTTTCTCCAGTACGCGCCAGCAATCGGCCCTGCATCTCTCCCGAAGCAACAGCAGC ATGGAGCCGGAGGTGgtggagcagcaccaggcaccAAGGCGGGAACCAGAGCTGCCCAATGGCATGGAGAAGGTGCAAGTGAGGGAGGTGGAGAGAAGGAGCAAGCTGGATGTCGAGGAGCTGAGCAAGATTGAGGATGAGGATGTTCTGGATAAGATG ctggatcaGACAACAGACTTTGAGGAGCGACGGCTGATTCGAAATGCCATGCGGGAGCTGCGCCAGCGCAAGAGAG ACCAGCGGGAGAAGGAGCGAGACCAGCGGCTGCAGGAGGCGAGGAGCCAATCTGTGGCAGGAAGGGCTGGCCACGCCACAGAGACCACCACCAGGCAGAGCACTCAGTCAGCCGATGGCTCGGCACGCAGCACCATCACCAAGACTGAGCGTCTCGTCCAGTCTA GTGATGGCACCAAGACCTCCCGTACTACAACCATGGAGTCGAGTTATGTGAAGAGATCAGACA ATGGCAACAGCACTTTCGTTCAAACCAAATCATCCTACAGCTCCTCATCCAAAAAGACAGGCAG CGTTTTTGACCGTGAGGATGGGAGTGCTTCTCGACAGAGCAGCCTAGCTGCACTGGAGCGGCGTCAGGcggagaagaagaaggaactGATGAAGGCTCAGAGCCTGCCCAAGACATCAGCCTCACAAGCACGCAAGGCCATGATGGAGAAGCTGCAAAAAGAGAGTGGGAG TTCAAACCCTGCAGCATCACAGACCACCGTGCAGCGCTCCTCCAGCTTTGGCGTGCCAAATGCCAACAGTATCAAACAGATGTTGCTGGACTGGTGCAGAGCCAAGACCCGGGGCTATGAG CATGTGGATATCCAGAACTTCTCATCCAGCTGGAGTGATGGCATGGCCTTCTGTGCTTTGGTCCACAATTTCTTCCCTGATGCATTTGACTACAGTAAGCTGACACCCCAGAACCGCCGCCAAAACTTCGAGGTGgccttctcttctgcaga GACGCTGGTGGACTGCGTGCCGCTGGTGGAGGTCGAAGACATGATGATCATGGGGAAGAAGCCTGACGCCAAGTGCGTCTTCACCTACGTGCAGTCACTCTATAACCACCTGCGTCGCCACGAGTTACGCATGCGGCAGAAAGAGTGCTag
- the SMTN gene encoding smoothelin isoform X1, whose protein sequence is MSQESLLGMDEGALRKLVSPAAAPGLGLEATLDLAERRRIRSAIRELQRQELERDEETLASKRFRPERSSHRQDDKENWPQSRRLEEEQQAALTALSEQLEAITSVEELTKLLRAAGEYEERKLIRAAIRKLRAEEIEAAALAGNVQSSQRDGSKIPPTVPGEMKIAQRDSAETPALTGNEESCGERSTKLPGTDKSGESSQQDDAEPALAGPEESGYREAVEQPPAQEPKGSVAHKQEDVVEQEHVPAGRQELCSQQAGDLQKPSAQGTLVLLELRPTPEPNPETEDGGEDLQQGLGQPQAAWKEGNLDSPASTPEPSVAQSPRGEQLIPAQPSAGSQLPVGVHCQVLGPGGSHERPSVASVPTQEVMGTPARLNTHQWELASSSLCLAGPTAPRPAGPPPAAAAAAGSVRERAQRFGPAGAGGAGGRAGPGAAQRQRGPRTAPPPPAQNARGSGGAEQRPGPRPAGSRLDAMKTFFTIEIKDGRVQPLAPRITAAPGSQRAEVTLGLRSTPIRITTIPSSVSSICNISSVSSNVTKDPCAHFEGTEEPSGPVAHPPTFSSTRQQSALHLSRSNSSMEPEVVEQHQAPRREPELPNGMEKVQVREVERRSKLDVEELSKIEDEDVLDKMLDQTTDFEERRLIRNAMRELRQRKRDQREKERDQRLQEARSQSVAGRAGHATETTTRQSTQSADGSARSTITKTERLVQSSDGTKTSRTTTMESSYVKRSDNGNSTFVQTKSSYSSSSKKTGSVFDREDGSASRQSSLAALERRQAEKKKELMKAQSLPKTSASQARKAMMEKLQKESGSSNPAASQTTVQRSSSFGVPNANSIKQMLLDWCRAKTRGYEHVDIQNFSSSWSDGMAFCALVHNFFPDAFDYSKLTPQNRRQNFEVAFSSAETLVDCVPLVEVEDMMIMGKKPDAKCVFTYVQSLYNHLRRHELRMRQKEC, encoded by the exons GGCGCctggaagaggagcagcaggcagccctgACTGCCTTGTCTGAGCAGCTCGAAGCCATCACCAGCGTGGAGGAACTGACAAAACTG CTGCGGGCAGCGGGTGAGTATGAGGAGCGCAAGCTGATCCGAGCTGCCATCCGTAAGCTGCGGGCTGAGGAGATTGAAG CTGCGGCCCTGGCTGGAAATGTGCAGAGTAGCCAGAGGGACGGCAGCAAGATTCCCCCCACTGTGCCTGGGGAAATGAAAATTGCCCAGAGGGACAGTGCTGAAACACCAGCCCTTACTGGGAATGAAGAGAGCTGTGGTGAGCGCAGCACCAAACTTCCAGGCACAGACAAGAGCggggagagcagccagcaggatgatgcagagccagcactggctgggcCAGAGGAGAGTGGGTacagggaggctgtggagcagcCCCCTGCCCAGGAGCCCAAAGGCTCAGTG GCCCACAAGCAAGAGGATGTGGTGGAGCAGGAGCATGTCCCAgctgggaggcaggagctgtgcagccagcAAGCTGGAGATCTCCAGAAACCCAGTGCTCAGG GGACCCttgtgctcctggagctgcgGCCAACCCCAGAGCCCAATCCAGAGACTGAGGATGGTGGTGAGGacctgcagcagggcctggggcagccccaggcagcctggaAAGAAGGGAACCTGGACAGTCCTGCCAGCACCCCAGAGCCCAGTGTGGCACAAAGCCCCAGAGGGGAGCAactcatcccagcccagcccagtgctggcagccag CTTCCTGTTGGGGTGCACTGCCAGGTGCTGGGGCCAGGTGGGAGTCACGAGAGGCCATCAGTGG CATCAGTGCCCACTCAGGAGGTAATGGGGACCCCGGCTCGCTTGAATACTCACCAGTGGGAGCTGGCGTCCTCCTCCCTTTGCCTTGCTGGCCCCACGG CGCCGCGCCCCGCCGgacccccgcccgccgccgccgccgccgccggctcGGTGCGGGAGCGCGCGCAGCGCTTCGGgccggcgggggcgggcggcgcgggggggcgggccgggcccggggccgcccAGCGGCAGAGGGggccccgcacggccccgccgccgcccgctcAAAACgcgcggggcagcggcggcgcggagcagcgcccgggcCCGCGCCCCGCCGGATCCCGCCTCGACGCCATGAAGACCTTCTTCACCATCGAGATCAAGGATGGGCGCGTGCAGCCCCTGGCGCCCCGCATCACGGCCGCCCCCGGCAGCCAGCGGGCAG AGGTGACTCTGGGTCTGCGGAGCACCCCTATCCGTATCACCACcatccccagcagtgtcagcaGCATCTGCAACATCAGCAGTGTCAGCAGCAATGTCACCAAG GACCCTTGCGCCCACTTTGAGGGCACTGAGGAGCCCAGTGGCCCTGTGGCCCATCCACCCACTTTCTCCAGTACGCGCCAGCAATCGGCCCTGCATCTCTCCCGAAGCAACAGCAGC ATGGAGCCGGAGGTGgtggagcagcaccaggcaccAAGGCGGGAACCAGAGCTGCCCAATGGCATGGAGAAGGTGCAAGTGAGGGAGGTGGAGAGAAGGAGCAAGCTGGATGTCGAGGAGCTGAGCAAGATTGAGGATGAGGATGTTCTGGATAAGATG ctggatcaGACAACAGACTTTGAGGAGCGACGGCTGATTCGAAATGCCATGCGGGAGCTGCGCCAGCGCAAGAGAG ACCAGCGGGAGAAGGAGCGAGACCAGCGGCTGCAGGAGGCGAGGAGCCAATCTGTGGCAGGAAGGGCTGGCCACGCCACAGAGACCACCACCAGGCAGAGCACTCAGTCAGCCGATGGCTCGGCACGCAGCACCATCACCAAGACTGAGCGTCTCGTCCAGTCTA GTGATGGCACCAAGACCTCCCGTACTACAACCATGGAGTCGAGTTATGTGAAGAGATCAGACA ATGGCAACAGCACTTTCGTTCAAACCAAATCATCCTACAGCTCCTCATCCAAAAAGACAGGCAG CGTTTTTGACCGTGAGGATGGGAGTGCTTCTCGACAGAGCAGCCTAGCTGCACTGGAGCGGCGTCAGGcggagaagaagaaggaactGATGAAGGCTCAGAGCCTGCCCAAGACATCAGCCTCACAAGCACGCAAGGCCATGATGGAGAAGCTGCAAAAAGAGAGTGGGAG TTCAAACCCTGCAGCATCACAGACCACCGTGCAGCGCTCCTCCAGCTTTGGCGTGCCAAATGCCAACAGTATCAAACAGATGTTGCTGGACTGGTGCAGAGCCAAGACCCGGGGCTATGAG CATGTGGATATCCAGAACTTCTCATCCAGCTGGAGTGATGGCATGGCCTTCTGTGCTTTGGTCCACAATTTCTTCCCTGATGCATTTGACTACAGTAAGCTGACACCCCAGAACCGCCGCCAAAACTTCGAGGTGgccttctcttctgcaga GACGCTGGTGGACTGCGTGCCGCTGGTGGAGGTCGAAGACATGATGATCATGGGGAAGAAGCCTGACGCCAAGTGCGTCTTCACCTACGTGCAGTCACTCTATAACCACCTGCGTCGCCACGAGTTACGCATGCGGCAGAAAGAGTGCTag
- the SMTN gene encoding smoothelin isoform X4 gives MSQESLLGMDEGALRKLVSPAAAPGLGLEATLDLAERRRIRSAIRELQRQELERDEETLASKRFRPERSSHRQDDKENWPQSRRLEEEQQAALTALSEQLEAITSVEELTKLLRAAGEYEERKLIRAAIRKLRAEEIEAAALAGNVQSSQRDGSKIPPTVPGEMKIAQRDSAETPALTGNEESCGERSTKLPGTDKSGESSQQDDAEPALAGPEESGYREAVEQPPAQEPKGSVAHKQEDVVEQEHVPAGRQELCSQQAGDLQKPSAQGTLVLLELRPTPEPNPETEDGGEDLQQGLGQPQAAWKEGNLDSPASTPEPSVAQSPRGEQLIPAQPSAGSQLPVGVHCQVLGPGGSHERPSVASVPTQEVMGTPARLNTHQWELASSSLCLAGPTAPRPAGPPPAAAAAAGSVRERAQRFGPAGAGGAGGRAGPGAAQRQRGPRTAPPPPAQNARGSGGAEQRPGPRPAGSRLDAMKTFFTIEIKDGRVQPLAPRITAAPGSQRAEVTLGLRSTPIRITTIPSSVSSICNISSVSSNVTKMEPEVVEQHQAPRREPELPNGMEKVQVREVERRSKLDVEELSKIEDEDVLDKMLDQTTDFEERRLIRNAMRELRQRKRDQREKERDQRLQEARSQSVAGRAGHATETTTRQSTQSADGSARSTITKTERLVQSSDGTKTSRTTTMESSYVKRSDNGNSTFVQTKSSYSSSSKKTGSVFDREDGSASRQSSLAALERRQAEKKKELMKAQSLPKTSASQARKAMMEKLQKESGSSNPAASQTTVQRSSSFGVPNANSIKQMLLDWCRAKTRGYEHVDIQNFSSSWSDGMAFCALVHNFFPDAFDYSKLTPQNRRQNFEVAFSSAETLVDCVPLVEVEDMMIMGKKPDAKCVFTYVQSLYNHLRRHELRMRQKEC, from the exons GGCGCctggaagaggagcagcaggcagccctgACTGCCTTGTCTGAGCAGCTCGAAGCCATCACCAGCGTGGAGGAACTGACAAAACTG CTGCGGGCAGCGGGTGAGTATGAGGAGCGCAAGCTGATCCGAGCTGCCATCCGTAAGCTGCGGGCTGAGGAGATTGAAG CTGCGGCCCTGGCTGGAAATGTGCAGAGTAGCCAGAGGGACGGCAGCAAGATTCCCCCCACTGTGCCTGGGGAAATGAAAATTGCCCAGAGGGACAGTGCTGAAACACCAGCCCTTACTGGGAATGAAGAGAGCTGTGGTGAGCGCAGCACCAAACTTCCAGGCACAGACAAGAGCggggagagcagccagcaggatgatgcagagccagcactggctgggcCAGAGGAGAGTGGGTacagggaggctgtggagcagcCCCCTGCCCAGGAGCCCAAAGGCTCAGTG GCCCACAAGCAAGAGGATGTGGTGGAGCAGGAGCATGTCCCAgctgggaggcaggagctgtgcagccagcAAGCTGGAGATCTCCAGAAACCCAGTGCTCAGG GGACCCttgtgctcctggagctgcgGCCAACCCCAGAGCCCAATCCAGAGACTGAGGATGGTGGTGAGGacctgcagcagggcctggggcagccccaggcagcctggaAAGAAGGGAACCTGGACAGTCCTGCCAGCACCCCAGAGCCCAGTGTGGCACAAAGCCCCAGAGGGGAGCAactcatcccagcccagcccagtgctggcagccag CTTCCTGTTGGGGTGCACTGCCAGGTGCTGGGGCCAGGTGGGAGTCACGAGAGGCCATCAGTGG CATCAGTGCCCACTCAGGAGGTAATGGGGACCCCGGCTCGCTTGAATACTCACCAGTGGGAGCTGGCGTCCTCCTCCCTTTGCCTTGCTGGCCCCACGG CGCCGCGCCCCGCCGgacccccgcccgccgccgccgccgccgccggctcGGTGCGGGAGCGCGCGCAGCGCTTCGGgccggcgggggcgggcggcgcgggggggcgggccgggcccggggccgcccAGCGGCAGAGGGggccccgcacggccccgccgccgcccgctcAAAACgcgcggggcagcggcggcgcggagcagcgcccgggcCCGCGCCCCGCCGGATCCCGCCTCGACGCCATGAAGACCTTCTTCACCATCGAGATCAAGGATGGGCGCGTGCAGCCCCTGGCGCCCCGCATCACGGCCGCCCCCGGCAGCCAGCGGGCAG AGGTGACTCTGGGTCTGCGGAGCACCCCTATCCGTATCACCACcatccccagcagtgtcagcaGCATCTGCAACATCAGCAGTGTCAGCAGCAATGTCACCAAG ATGGAGCCGGAGGTGgtggagcagcaccaggcaccAAGGCGGGAACCAGAGCTGCCCAATGGCATGGAGAAGGTGCAAGTGAGGGAGGTGGAGAGAAGGAGCAAGCTGGATGTCGAGGAGCTGAGCAAGATTGAGGATGAGGATGTTCTGGATAAGATG ctggatcaGACAACAGACTTTGAGGAGCGACGGCTGATTCGAAATGCCATGCGGGAGCTGCGCCAGCGCAAGAGAG ACCAGCGGGAGAAGGAGCGAGACCAGCGGCTGCAGGAGGCGAGGAGCCAATCTGTGGCAGGAAGGGCTGGCCACGCCACAGAGACCACCACCAGGCAGAGCACTCAGTCAGCCGATGGCTCGGCACGCAGCACCATCACCAAGACTGAGCGTCTCGTCCAGTCTA GTGATGGCACCAAGACCTCCCGTACTACAACCATGGAGTCGAGTTATGTGAAGAGATCAGACA ATGGCAACAGCACTTTCGTTCAAACCAAATCATCCTACAGCTCCTCATCCAAAAAGACAGGCAG CGTTTTTGACCGTGAGGATGGGAGTGCTTCTCGACAGAGCAGCCTAGCTGCACTGGAGCGGCGTCAGGcggagaagaagaaggaactGATGAAGGCTCAGAGCCTGCCCAAGACATCAGCCTCACAAGCACGCAAGGCCATGATGGAGAAGCTGCAAAAAGAGAGTGGGAG TTCAAACCCTGCAGCATCACAGACCACCGTGCAGCGCTCCTCCAGCTTTGGCGTGCCAAATGCCAACAGTATCAAACAGATGTTGCTGGACTGGTGCAGAGCCAAGACCCGGGGCTATGAG CATGTGGATATCCAGAACTTCTCATCCAGCTGGAGTGATGGCATGGCCTTCTGTGCTTTGGTCCACAATTTCTTCCCTGATGCATTTGACTACAGTAAGCTGACACCCCAGAACCGCCGCCAAAACTTCGAGGTGgccttctcttctgcaga GACGCTGGTGGACTGCGTGCCGCTGGTGGAGGTCGAAGACATGATGATCATGGGGAAGAAGCCTGACGCCAAGTGCGTCTTCACCTACGTGCAGTCACTCTATAACCACCTGCGTCGCCACGAGTTACGCATGCGGCAGAAAGAGTGCTag
- the SMTN gene encoding smoothelin isoform X5, which produces MSQESLLGMDEGALRKLVSPAAAPGLGLEATLDLAERRRIRSAIRELQRQELERDEETLASKRFRPERSSHRQDDKENWPQSRRLEEEQQAALTALSEQLEAITSVEELTKLLRAAGEYEERKLIRAAIRKLRAEEIEAAALAGNVQSSQRDGSKIPPTVPGEMKIAQRDSAETPALTGNEESCGERSTKLPGTDKSGESSQQDDAEPALAGPEESGYREAVEQPPAQEPKGSVAHKQEDVVEQEHVPAGRQELCSQQAGDLQKPSAQGTLVLLELRPTPEPNPETEDGGEDLQQGLGQPQAAWKEGNLDSPASTPEPSVAQSPRGEQLIPAQPSAGSQLPVGVHCQVLGPGGSHERPSVASVPTQEVMGTPARLNTHQWELASSSLCLAGPTAPRPAGPPPAAAAAAGSVRERAQRFGPAGAGGAGGRAGPGAAQRQRGPRTAPPPPAQNARGSGGAEQRPGPRPAGSRLDAMKTFFTIEIKDGRVQPLAPRITAAPGSQRAEVTLGLRSTPIRITTIPSSVSSICNISSVSSNVTKMEPEVVEQHQAPRREPELPNGMEKVQVREVERRSKLDVEELSKIEDEDVLDKMLDQTTDFEERRLIRNAMRELRQRKRDQREKERDQRLQEARSQSVAGRAGHATETTTRQSTQSADGSARSTITKTERLVQSSDGTKTSRTTTMESSYVKRSDNGNSTFVQTKSSYSSSSKKTGSVFDREDGSASRQSSLAALERRQAEKKKELMKAQSLPKTSASQARKAMMEKLQKESGSSNPAASQTTVQRSSSFGVPNANSIKQMLLDWCRAKTRGYEHVDIQNFSSSWSDGMAFCALVHNFFPDAFDYSKLTPQNRRQNFEVAFSSAEKHADCPQLLDVEDMVRMREPDWKCVYTYIQEFYRCLVQMGLVKTKKS; this is translated from the exons GGCGCctggaagaggagcagcaggcagccctgACTGCCTTGTCTGAGCAGCTCGAAGCCATCACCAGCGTGGAGGAACTGACAAAACTG CTGCGGGCAGCGGGTGAGTATGAGGAGCGCAAGCTGATCCGAGCTGCCATCCGTAAGCTGCGGGCTGAGGAGATTGAAG CTGCGGCCCTGGCTGGAAATGTGCAGAGTAGCCAGAGGGACGGCAGCAAGATTCCCCCCACTGTGCCTGGGGAAATGAAAATTGCCCAGAGGGACAGTGCTGAAACACCAGCCCTTACTGGGAATGAAGAGAGCTGTGGTGAGCGCAGCACCAAACTTCCAGGCACAGACAAGAGCggggagagcagccagcaggatgatgcagagccagcactggctgggcCAGAGGAGAGTGGGTacagggaggctgtggagcagcCCCCTGCCCAGGAGCCCAAAGGCTCAGTG GCCCACAAGCAAGAGGATGTGGTGGAGCAGGAGCATGTCCCAgctgggaggcaggagctgtgcagccagcAAGCTGGAGATCTCCAGAAACCCAGTGCTCAGG GGACCCttgtgctcctggagctgcgGCCAACCCCAGAGCCCAATCCAGAGACTGAGGATGGTGGTGAGGacctgcagcagggcctggggcagccccaggcagcctggaAAGAAGGGAACCTGGACAGTCCTGCCAGCACCCCAGAGCCCAGTGTGGCACAAAGCCCCAGAGGGGAGCAactcatcccagcccagcccagtgctggcagccag CTTCCTGTTGGGGTGCACTGCCAGGTGCTGGGGCCAGGTGGGAGTCACGAGAGGCCATCAGTGG CATCAGTGCCCACTCAGGAGGTAATGGGGACCCCGGCTCGCTTGAATACTCACCAGTGGGAGCTGGCGTCCTCCTCCCTTTGCCTTGCTGGCCCCACGG CGCCGCGCCCCGCCGgacccccgcccgccgccgccgccgccgccggctcGGTGCGGGAGCGCGCGCAGCGCTTCGGgccggcgggggcgggcggcgcgggggggcgggccgggcccggggccgcccAGCGGCAGAGGGggccccgcacggccccgccgccgcccgctcAAAACgcgcggggcagcggcggcgcggagcagcgcccgggcCCGCGCCCCGCCGGATCCCGCCTCGACGCCATGAAGACCTTCTTCACCATCGAGATCAAGGATGGGCGCGTGCAGCCCCTGGCGCCCCGCATCACGGCCGCCCCCGGCAGCCAGCGGGCAG AGGTGACTCTGGGTCTGCGGAGCACCCCTATCCGTATCACCACcatccccagcagtgtcagcaGCATCTGCAACATCAGCAGTGTCAGCAGCAATGTCACCAAG ATGGAGCCGGAGGTGgtggagcagcaccaggcaccAAGGCGGGAACCAGAGCTGCCCAATGGCATGGAGAAGGTGCAAGTGAGGGAGGTGGAGAGAAGGAGCAAGCTGGATGTCGAGGAGCTGAGCAAGATTGAGGATGAGGATGTTCTGGATAAGATG ctggatcaGACAACAGACTTTGAGGAGCGACGGCTGATTCGAAATGCCATGCGGGAGCTGCGCCAGCGCAAGAGAG ACCAGCGGGAGAAGGAGCGAGACCAGCGGCTGCAGGAGGCGAGGAGCCAATCTGTGGCAGGAAGGGCTGGCCACGCCACAGAGACCACCACCAGGCAGAGCACTCAGTCAGCCGATGGCTCGGCACGCAGCACCATCACCAAGACTGAGCGTCTCGTCCAGTCTA GTGATGGCACCAAGACCTCCCGTACTACAACCATGGAGTCGAGTTATGTGAAGAGATCAGACA ATGGCAACAGCACTTTCGTTCAAACCAAATCATCCTACAGCTCCTCATCCAAAAAGACAGGCAG CGTTTTTGACCGTGAGGATGGGAGTGCTTCTCGACAGAGCAGCCTAGCTGCACTGGAGCGGCGTCAGGcggagaagaagaaggaactGATGAAGGCTCAGAGCCTGCCCAAGACATCAGCCTCACAAGCACGCAAGGCCATGATGGAGAAGCTGCAAAAAGAGAGTGGGAG TTCAAACCCTGCAGCATCACAGACCACCGTGCAGCGCTCCTCCAGCTTTGGCGTGCCAAATGCCAACAGTATCAAACAGATGTTGCTGGACTGGTGCAGAGCCAAGACCCGGGGCTATGAG CATGTGGATATCCAGAACTTCTCATCCAGCTGGAGTGATGGCATGGCCTTCTGTGCTTTGGTCCACAATTTCTTCCCTGATGCATTTGACTACAGTAAGCTGACACCCCAGAACCGCCGCCAAAACTTCGAGGTGgccttctcttctgcaga GAAGCACGCGGACTGTCCGCAGTTGCTGGACGTGGAGGACATGGTCCGGATGCGCGAGCCAGATTGGAAGTGTGTGTACACATACATTCAGGAATTCTATCGCTGCCTGGTCCAGATGGGGCTGGTAAAAACCAAAAAGTCGTAG